The following coding sequences are from one Acidobacteriota bacterium window:
- a CDS encoding trypsin-like peptidase domain-containing protein: MKFIAYLVGLWALAVIPVAAQTAATGKNPATIAREQSQAVVIIEALDDRGNVIGQGSGFIVTANGAIVSNLHVVQGAGMLRVKLPNGDVYKTADLVDVDDVKDIAIVKIKGFKLPTVTLGDSDKAETGDSIVAISSPEGLANSLTTGVISGVRRLDTHRVFQVTAPISQGSSGGALFNSNGEVIGIVTSLLKSGQNINFALPINYARGMISDQVTTTLAKLLPPAVPHEAIAATSEVYNTDQPIQEQIAVATRGKLGLTQQSPVFVRPDEALALFYRLVEGIGLYSYKDVAELTRMAALTKTKDSDDDEEYTIKYLSFHNGMAMGFNKPERLLSSVELLVTWSLEDVKNTFGDKFKKRTLGKQQILEFSKQPPGRHLIAVMDGNGNVRSVRFSKLK, encoded by the coding sequence ATGAAATTTATCGCTTATTTGGTTGGCTTGTGGGCATTGGCCGTCATACCAGTAGCGGCCCAAACAGCCGCAACGGGAAAAAATCCAGCGACGATAGCCCGCGAACAGTCGCAAGCCGTTGTGATCATTGAGGCTCTTGATGACCGCGGAAATGTGATTGGGCAGGGGAGCGGCTTTATCGTCACTGCAAACGGGGCCATCGTCAGTAATCTGCACGTCGTCCAAGGCGCAGGAATGTTACGCGTCAAATTGCCGAACGGGGATGTTTATAAAACTGCCGACCTGGTGGACGTTGACGATGTGAAAGACATTGCCATTGTCAAAATCAAGGGCTTCAAGCTGCCGACGGTTACGCTTGGCGATTCAGATAAAGCTGAAACGGGGGACTCGATCGTCGCTATCAGCAGCCCCGAAGGTTTGGCGAATTCCCTGACCACGGGCGTCATCAGCGGAGTTCGCCGCCTGGACACGCACAGGGTGTTTCAGGTCACCGCGCCCATCAGCCAGGGCAGCAGCGGCGGCGCATTGTTTAACTCGAATGGTGAAGTGATTGGAATTGTGACTTCCTTGTTGAAAAGCGGGCAGAATATCAACTTCGCACTGCCGATCAATTACGCGCGTGGAATGATCAGTGATCAGGTAACGACCACGCTGGCAAAATTGCTGCCTCCGGCGGTTCCGCACGAAGCGATCGCCGCCACTTCCGAAGTGTACAATACTGATCAACCGATCCAGGAACAGATTGCCGTTGCAACGCGTGGCAAACTCGGTTTGACGCAGCAATCCCCGGTGTTTGTTCGTCCGGATGAAGCCCTGGCGCTGTTTTACCGACTGGTTGAAGGCATAGGGCTTTACAGCTACAAAGACGTGGCTGAACTGACTCGGATGGCGGCGTTGACGAAAACCAAAGACTCGGATGATGACGAAGAGTACACGATCAAATACCTGAGCTTTCACAATGGAATGGCAATGGGCTTCAACAAACCGGAACGGTTGCTGTCCAGCGTCGAATTGCTGGTGACCTGGTCTTTGGAGGATGTGAAAAATACTTTCGGCGACAAATTCAAAAAACGCACCCTTGGCAAACAGCAAATTCTCGAATTCAGTAAGCAACCTCCCGGACGGCATCTGATCGCGGTGATGGATGGAAATGGGAATGTGCGTTCAGTCAGGTTTAGTAAATTGAAATAA
- a CDS encoding carboxypeptidase regulatory-like domain-containing protein: MRSSSHKYLLGFLGIAILASFALVANAQEVTGSLLGTVKDSNGGAIANATVTITDAEKKVVVRTVTTNEEGQFSAPLLQSGLYDISVEANGFKKQVERGIKLDLNQRRTLDVVLQVGAISDVVTVQSSPVAVESTTPTSSSLISGEQVRELSLNNRNWVQLVTLSPGVSNDLSDQVYVGTTNPSGQANTINISVNGARSSQNTFTVDGADVTDRGSNITIQAYPSVDSIQEIKVLRSLYPAESGRSGGGQVNVITRSGGSGFHGSAFEFLRNEVLNANDFLTNGTTSPTFGRNSDGKARRPPFRYNNFGWTFGGPILLSKKVFGPLGWDEAKEKLHFFFAQEFRRDRRASPALTVTVPDENLRKGIFPFPVCINRSLLGETSCTGNFILPANTPIPANIISPTALAYLNGIYNKLPLPNSPTVANPFGLVTSIPNKADFRQEVLKIDYTFSPRWNMYYRYEHDAIPTIDGNSLFSSGSGLPGVSTTMTDSPGKTHTFQTTFTINSKLLFEGRYNYGYGAILSENVGTLALTNTTVPITLPFASTRDRVPTITGNGFTGLTSFGPYDNFSYKHNFTGSLTGIYGSHTVKVGGVYSFYRKNENALAGSNEGNFSAFPATIPTGQTFPQNYVLPNGTVLANALTSTVAANLQRWANFLVGNATTFTQAHFDYTADLRQKAVEAYGQDEYRAKNNLTLYYGVRYSYFPSPYDKNGRLSNFDPSLYSASNAPAVTGAGNRISGTGNYCNGVIVNSQNFQTGPAAFNCTPTVSPYGKYVIDVGKTDFAPRLGLAWDPFKKGKTAIRTGYGIYHEQVLVGTFEQNIGTNPPYQETVSGTNIRLDNPGAAIVAGAAVQSLRAIQTDWHTPYMQHWSLDVQQQLTKSTIVTVGYYGSKATHLIGITELNEVPPGKALNSTCAPGNGYLGQSPAPTLVQCQPAGFAFRNATTTTGNPNVVGTTSFTDLLILDQLRPYRGYRSIAIIQPRYNSNYHSLQISAQHRFSGQSTLALAYTWAKNLTDSQNDRSASPQNTYDTKAEYARAALDRRHVLVISYVYPLPFFRTQQGFTGKVLGGWQVSGITSIQTGLPFTATTSNLDYAGVGLINTNPTARPNQLCDPNSGAQQTPQQYFNTACFQVNPPTTGTGSTGLQNTQGTAGRGTINGPGTKRFDFTLSRTVIFKESLKLQVRGEVFNIFNHTNFRSFTSTNVTSTAFGQIGAVRDPRTMQIGLKLLF; this comes from the coding sequence ATGAGAAGTTCATCTCACAAATATCTGCTAGGCTTTTTAGGAATAGCTATTCTCGCAAGCTTCGCGCTGGTGGCGAACGCGCAAGAAGTCACCGGCAGCCTTCTTGGCACGGTGAAAGATTCCAACGGCGGCGCAATCGCGAATGCGACCGTCACCATCACCGACGCTGAAAAGAAAGTGGTGGTTCGTACCGTGACCACGAACGAAGAGGGCCAATTTTCCGCGCCGCTGCTTCAATCCGGCCTTTATGACATTTCGGTGGAAGCCAATGGCTTCAAGAAACAGGTCGAGCGAGGCATCAAGCTGGATTTGAACCAGCGCCGCACGCTGGATGTGGTTTTGCAAGTCGGCGCAATTTCCGATGTTGTCACGGTGCAATCTTCTCCGGTGGCAGTGGAATCAACAACGCCAACTTCGTCGTCGTTAATCAGCGGAGAACAAGTGCGTGAATTGTCATTGAACAATCGCAACTGGGTGCAATTGGTTACGCTGTCACCGGGAGTTTCCAACGATCTGTCCGACCAGGTTTATGTCGGCACGACCAATCCCAGCGGTCAGGCGAACACGATCAACATTTCTGTCAACGGTGCGCGCAGCAGCCAGAATACGTTTACAGTGGACGGCGCTGACGTGACCGACCGCGGGTCGAACATCACGATTCAGGCTTACCCGAGCGTTGATTCGATTCAGGAAATTAAGGTGTTGCGCAGTCTATACCCTGCGGAATCCGGTCGCAGCGGCGGCGGGCAAGTCAACGTCATCACTCGTTCAGGAGGCTCCGGTTTTCATGGCAGCGCGTTTGAATTTCTGCGCAATGAGGTTCTGAACGCGAATGATTTTCTGACCAATGGCACCACGAGTCCCACCTTCGGTCGCAATTCTGACGGGAAAGCCAGACGGCCGCCATTCCGATACAACAATTTTGGCTGGACGTTCGGCGGCCCAATACTGTTGTCGAAAAAAGTGTTTGGGCCGTTGGGCTGGGACGAAGCCAAGGAAAAGCTGCATTTCTTTTTTGCCCAGGAATTTCGGCGTGATCGCCGCGCTTCGCCTGCGCTGACGGTCACCGTTCCCGACGAGAATTTGCGAAAGGGCATTTTCCCGTTCCCGGTTTGTATCAATCGTTCGTTGCTCGGTGAAACTTCCTGCACGGGGAATTTCATCCTGCCTGCCAACACGCCTATTCCGGCCAATATCATCAGCCCGACGGCGCTGGCCTATCTCAATGGCATTTACAACAAACTTCCGTTGCCGAATAGCCCGACCGTAGCCAATCCGTTTGGTTTGGTGACCTCCATTCCGAACAAAGCGGATTTCCGGCAGGAAGTGCTGAAGATTGATTACACGTTTTCGCCTCGATGGAATATGTACTACCGCTACGAACACGACGCGATTCCGACGATTGACGGTAACTCACTGTTTTCCAGCGGTTCCGGCTTGCCTGGTGTTTCGACGACCATGACTGATTCGCCCGGCAAAACACACACGTTCCAAACCACATTTACCATCAATTCCAAATTGCTGTTTGAAGGTCGGTACAATTACGGGTACGGCGCGATTCTGAGCGAAAACGTTGGTACGTTGGCTCTGACGAACACGACGGTTCCGATCACCCTGCCTTTTGCCAGCACGCGCGACCGCGTGCCGACCATCACCGGCAATGGCTTTACCGGCCTGACGAGTTTTGGGCCGTATGACAACTTTTCTTACAAACACAATTTCACAGGCAGTTTGACGGGAATTTACGGCAGCCACACGGTCAAAGTCGGTGGCGTTTATTCCTTTTACCGCAAGAATGAAAACGCCTTGGCGGGAAGCAACGAAGGCAACTTCAGCGCATTTCCCGCCACGATTCCAACGGGGCAGACATTCCCGCAAAATTACGTTTTGCCGAATGGAACGGTGTTGGCGAACGCACTGACTTCCACTGTCGCCGCCAATCTGCAACGCTGGGCGAACTTCCTGGTCGGCAACGCCACGACATTCACACAAGCGCATTTCGATTATACGGCGGATTTGCGCCAGAAAGCCGTTGAAGCGTACGGGCAGGATGAATATCGCGCCAAGAACAATCTGACATTGTATTACGGCGTGCGTTATTCGTATTTCCCATCGCCATATGACAAGAACGGGCGGCTGTCGAATTTCGATCCTTCCTTGTACAGCGCGTCGAATGCCCCGGCGGTAACGGGAGCTGGCAATCGCATCTCCGGCACGGGAAATTATTGCAACGGCGTCATCGTCAATTCGCAAAACTTCCAAACCGGCCCGGCGGCATTCAATTGCACTCCGACGGTTTCTCCGTATGGCAAGTATGTGATTGATGTCGGCAAAACCGATTTTGCTCCCAGACTTGGCTTGGCCTGGGATCCGTTCAAGAAGGGGAAAACTGCCATTCGCACCGGATATGGTATTTACCACGAACAGGTTTTGGTCGGTACTTTCGAACAAAACATTGGAACCAATCCGCCATATCAGGAAACTGTCAGCGGCACGAACATTCGACTGGACAACCCCGGCGCAGCGATTGTCGCCGGAGCGGCAGTACAGAGCTTGCGCGCCATCCAAACGGATTGGCATACGCCGTACATGCAGCACTGGTCCTTGGACGTTCAGCAGCAATTGACCAAATCCACCATCGTGACCGTAGGGTATTACGGCTCCAAAGCAACTCATTTGATTGGCATCACGGAATTGAACGAAGTGCCGCCGGGCAAAGCGCTCAATTCAACGTGTGCACCGGGGAATGGTTATCTTGGACAATCTCCTGCGCCGACTCTGGTGCAATGCCAGCCTGCAGGGTTCGCATTCCGTAACGCTACCACTACCACCGGCAATCCGAATGTGGTGGGAACGACGTCGTTTACCGATCTGCTGATTCTGGATCAGCTTCGTCCGTATCGCGGATATCGCTCTATTGCGATTATCCAACCGCGCTACAATTCGAACTACCACAGCTTGCAGATTTCGGCGCAACACCGATTTTCGGGACAGTCTACACTCGCTCTGGCCTACACCTGGGCGAAGAATTTGACCGATAGCCAGAATGATCGCTCGGCGTCTCCGCAGAACACCTACGACACCAAAGCCGAATATGCTCGCGCGGCGCTCGACCGCAGGCATGTGCTGGTGATCAGTTACGTTTATCCGCTGCCGTTTTTCCGCACCCAGCAGGGTTTTACCGGCAAAGTGCTTGGCGGCTGGCAAGTATCCGGCATCACCAGCATTCAGACCGGCTTGCCGTTCACGGCGACAACGTCAAACCTGGATTACGCTGGCGTCGGTTTGATCAATACCAACCCGACTGCCCGGCCAAATCAGCTTTGTGATCCGAACAGCGGCGCGCAGCAAACTCCGCAACAGTATTTCAACACCGCTTGTTTCCAGGTGAATCCGCCGACTACCGGAACGGGTTCGACCGGGTTGCAAAACACGCAGGGAACGGCGGGACGTGGAACGATCAACGGCCCCGGTACCAAACGCTTTGACTTCACGCTTTCCAGAACAGTGATTTTCAAAGAGAGCTTGAAACTGCAAGTGCGCGGCGAAGTCTTCAACATTTTCAATCACACGAATTTCAGAAGCTTCACCAGCACGAACGTCACCAGCACGGCTTTCGGCCAGATCGGAGCCGTTCGCGATCCGCGCACGATGCAAATCGGGCTGAAGCTCCTCTTCTAA